From Chryseobacterium salivictor, a single genomic window includes:
- a CDS encoding endonuclease, which translates to MKKLTTLLLGFMFSIASAQAPATYYNGTEGLSGSALKTKLSEIITAGAKDKGYDGLYNAYPTTDTDSFYENDGTVLDMYSENPTGTDPYNYRHGQKKCGNYSVEGDCYNREHVVPQSFFGSKAPMVSDVHFIRPTDGKVNGMRSNYPFGVVTNPSFKSKNGTKVGPSTSQGYSGTVCEPIDEFKGDIARMVFYFVTRYESRLSGFSSGGMLGNTTYPGLQEWEKNVLLTWAAQDPVSPAEIARNNASYVYQNNRNPFIDHPEWIQTIWGTQVIDNENPSTPTNLVLNSLSTASANLAWTASTDNIGVAYYKVYVNGTFHMNSSTNTVTVSGLTQGTTYSFYVIASDAAGNVSPQSNTVTGTTLIDTQAPTAPMNLTLGSVGTNNIAISWTAATDNVEVASYDMYVNGQLTGSTTSTNSNIANLDPSTVYTIYVVAKDAAGNVSPASNSVTATTLAIGLNCGDETFDSIPAASSTYSTYNWTSNGISWTSEDSRTDQTINGKAITIKNGFLTALSVPNGIGDLTVTTQLKFTGSAGTLKIFVNDVDTGKTIPYSATQTTTTVTGINISGNIEISLVNSNSNRIAIDDMKWTCYKDLATTENAVTKSNFTVYPNPVKNGELNISGKDLTNIATAQIFDYSGKLVQTVSQPFKNSNKIILKNLPKGVYILKAGNSNAKFIIE; encoded by the coding sequence ATGAAAAAACTCACTACTCTTTTACTGGGCTTCATGTTTTCAATAGCATCAGCGCAAGCTCCAGCTACTTATTATAACGGAACCGAAGGCTTATCGGGCTCCGCTCTGAAAACAAAACTAAGCGAAATTATCACGGCCGGTGCCAAAGACAAAGGTTATGACGGGTTATACAATGCGTATCCAACCACAGACACCGACAGCTTTTATGAAAATGACGGAACGGTTCTGGATATGTATTCCGAAAATCCTACAGGAACAGATCCTTACAACTATCGGCATGGTCAAAAAAAATGTGGTAACTATAGTGTAGAGGGTGATTGCTACAACAGAGAACATGTTGTTCCACAAAGTTTTTTTGGAAGTAAAGCCCCCATGGTTTCCGATGTTCATTTCATTCGTCCCACCGATGGAAAAGTAAACGGAATGAGGAGCAACTATCCTTTTGGTGTGGTAACAAATCCTTCTTTTAAATCAAAAAACGGAACTAAAGTCGGACCAAGCACTTCACAAGGTTATTCAGGAACAGTCTGTGAACCTATCGATGAGTTTAAGGGTGATATCGCAAGAATGGTTTTTTACTTTGTAACCCGATATGAAAGCAGACTTTCAGGATTCTCTTCCGGAGGCATGTTAGGAAATACGACTTATCCTGGCTTGCAGGAATGGGAAAAAAATGTACTCTTGACCTGGGCCGCTCAAGACCCCGTTTCGCCCGCAGAAATTGCAAGAAACAATGCATCCTATGTTTATCAAAATAATAGAAATCCTTTTATTGACCACCCAGAATGGATTCAAACAATATGGGGAACTCAGGTTATTGATAATGAAAACCCTTCTACTCCCACTAATTTAGTTTTAAATTCTCTTTCTACTGCGTCAGCTAATTTAGCCTGGACTGCTTCAACAGATAATATTGGAGTTGCTTATTATAAAGTATATGTTAATGGTACTTTTCACATGAACTCCAGCACCAACACGGTAACAGTTTCCGGATTGACTCAGGGAACCACTTACAGTTTCTATGTCATTGCTTCTGATGCTGCAGGAAATGTTTCCCCACAAAGCAACACCGTAACAGGGACGACTTTGATCGATACCCAAGCACCGACAGCACCAATGAATTTAACATTAGGTTCAGTAGGAACAAATAATATCGCCATAAGCTGGACTGCTGCAACAGATAATGTTGAAGTTGCTTCGTATGATATGTATGTAAATGGACAATTAACAGGTTCTACAACTTCTACCAATTCTAATATTGCCAATTTAGATCCTTCTACCGTTTACACCATTTATGTAGTTGCGAAAGATGCTGCAGGAAACGTTTCTCCAGCAAGTAATTCAGTAACAGCAACTACGCTGGCAATTGGCTTAAACTGTGGCGATGAAACCTTCGATTCTATCCCAGCAGCCTCCTCTACTTACTCCACTTATAACTGGACCAGCAACGGAATTTCATGGACTTCGGAAGACTCGAGAACAGATCAAACCATTAACGGAAAAGCGATTACCATCAAAAATGGTTTCCTTACAGCATTATCAGTTCCGAACGGAATTGGCGATTTAACAGTAACGACACAATTAAAATTTACGGGCAGTGCCGGTACTTTGAAAATTTTTGTAAATGATGTTGATACCGGAAAAACCATTCCATACAGCGCTACACAAACGACAACTACCGTTACAGGAATTAACATTTCCGGGAATATCGAAATCAGTTTGGTAAATTCAAATTCCAACAGAATTGCAATTGATGATATGAAATGGACCTGCTATAAAGATTTAGCAACCACTGAAAATGCAGTTACTAAATCTAATTTTACGGTCTATCCAAATCCAGTAAAAAATGGAGAATTGAATATCAGTGGTAAAGATTTAACAAATATTGCAACCGCTCAGATTTTCGATTACAGCGGAAAATTAGTTCAGACGGTTTCCCAGCCGTTTAAAAACAGCAATAAAATCATTCTTAAAAACTTGCCGAAAGGCGTTTATATTTTGAAAGCAGGAAACAGTAACGCGAAATTTATTATTGAATAA